Within the Erigeron canadensis isolate Cc75 chromosome 6, C_canadensis_v1, whole genome shotgun sequence genome, the region TTTAtacaccgcggatgctatcattcGGGTAAAGGACAAGGAAATTTCCTTGGGTGTCGGGGAAGACCGTATTgtgtttaaaattgaaaaagctTTGAAACATTCTTATTCTTCCGATGACACTTGTTTTAGAATTGATGTTATAGATGATGCGGTCGAGTTGGAAAAATTGGAGCTTGTAGGTGTTGAAGATGACACAAGCGATGATAGATGGGCTAGCATTGGTGAAGGGAATGTTGCTAGTGATCAAGTTAAAGAGATCAAGGAGATCTTGGCTCTTAGCATGGATGAAACTCCATTGGATAATGAGGAGTTTGAAGAAATTGAGGTAATCCCAAGTGGTAAGCTACCTACTTCGCTTGATAATCCTCCAACGGATTTGGAGCTCAAGCCATTTCCCGATCATTTAGAATATGCTTACTTGGAAGGTACATCTCTACTTCCCGTTGTTATTTCCTCATCACTTTCGGGTGAGGAAAAGACCAAACTCATGACCATTCTAAaagcccataaaaaggcctttgcttggAAGACCTCCGATATACCCAGAACTAGTCCCGATTTTTGCAAACACAAgataaatttgatttaaaatgTAAAACCGGTGATTCAAAGGCAAATAAGGCTTAACCCAAACATGAAGGATGTTGTAAAAAAGAAATTGTTAAGCTTCTTGATGCGGGTATCATTTTTCCTATATCGGATAGTCCATGGGTTAGCCCGGTACATTGTGTACCAAAGAAGGGGGGTATGACCGTAGTCACGAATGAGAA harbors:
- the LOC122604938 gene encoding uncharacterized protein LOC122604938 — protein: MIKTVTINVPLVDLISGMPNYAKFIKELVTDKKKLDEAKETFLNEECSAVVKNKLPPKLADPGSFLIGCSFGTKSSCKALADLGASINLMPYSVFTKLSFGELRPTKMSIRLEDHSFQYPMGVAENLQVQVGKFVFLVDFVILEMDEDTKVPLILGRPFLYTADAIIRVKDKEISLGVGEDRIVFKIEKALKHSYSSDDTCFRIDVIDDAVELEKLELVGVEDDTSDDRWASIGEGNVASDQVKEIKEILALSMDETPLDNEEFEEIEVIPSGKLPTSLDNPPTDLELKPFPDHLEYAYLEGTSLLPVVISSSLSGEEKTKLMTILKAHKKAFAWKTSDIPRTSPDFCKHKINLI